In one window of Niallia sp. Man26 DNA:
- a CDS encoding PH domain-containing protein, with protein sequence MKFKSKKDWWLTVIIWGACIFAIGSGIYGLMVKPFSIYVFIIVLLGAIILPLIMLWFWLATYYVITDDSLIIKYGPFQTTIPLHRIQSLKKTRNPLSSPALSLQRIEIFYDKYSSVLISPEKREMFIKVLSSKCPHMKVSN encoded by the coding sequence GTGAAGTTTAAGTCAAAAAAAGACTGGTGGTTAACCGTTATTATTTGGGGAGCATGTATTTTTGCTATAGGCAGTGGCATATATGGACTTATGGTAAAACCATTCAGTATATATGTGTTCATAATCGTTTTGCTTGGCGCCATTATTTTACCACTAATTATGCTGTGGTTTTGGCTGGCTACTTATTATGTCATCACAGACGACAGCTTAATAATTAAATATGGACCATTCCAGACGACCATACCGCTCCATCGTATACAATCTCTTAAGAAAACTAGAAATCCCTTATCAAGCCCCGCCTTATCCTTACAGCGAATTGAAATCTTCTACGATAAATACAGCTCTGTTCTTATCTCACCGGAGAAAAGGGAAATGTTCATAAAAGTCCTTTCTAGCAAATGTCCTCATATGAAAGTCAGTAACTAA
- a CDS encoding ABC transporter permease has translation MLNVLAAECMKLRRNKLMLVCTCLALLLPCLLIADDLYQYKGTTPDDPVMTWLFSQSLLCQLIIYPILSSFLLTFLIQKEYSDHTMINTMTAPVKREKFLAGKIIVWAVWHMIITLLYLGIILAGAYFLYGSQSSSRSVPEMIEMVGKTGVYNFCTLTPVIWIAVMQRKTFYPSLLCSLIFSAIGFAGLYWPETLSSIVPWSAVALLTAPGVNVFFGIAYASISICAIVGLFMSFYSFKNQEL, from the coding sequence TTGCTTAATGTTCTTGCTGCAGAATGCATGAAGCTTCGTCGCAATAAACTAATGCTAGTTTGCACTTGTCTCGCTCTTCTCCTGCCATGCCTGCTCATTGCAGATGACCTTTACCAGTACAAAGGTACAACACCTGATGATCCTGTTATGACTTGGCTCTTTAGCCAATCCTTATTGTGTCAGTTAATTATTTACCCAATCTTGAGCTCCTTTTTACTGACATTTCTGATTCAAAAAGAATATAGTGACCATACAATGATCAATACGATGACCGCACCTGTTAAACGTGAAAAATTTCTGGCTGGAAAGATAATTGTTTGGGCTGTGTGGCATATGATAATAACCCTGCTTTATCTTGGCATTATTCTTGCTGGAGCTTACTTCTTATATGGCAGTCAGTCTTCGAGCAGATCTGTCCCAGAAATGATAGAAATGGTGGGAAAAACCGGAGTATACAACTTTTGCACACTCACTCCTGTCATTTGGATAGCTGTTATGCAAAGGAAAACCTTCTACCCTTCTTTGCTATGTTCCCTTATTTTCAGTGCGATTGGATTTGCTGGGTTATACTGGCCGGAAACACTAAGCAGCATCGTACCGTGGTCTGCGGTAGCATTGTTAACCGCTCCAGGAGTAAACGTGTTTTTCGGTATAGCATATGCTTCTATAAGCATATGTGCAATTGTTGGCCTATTTATGTCCTTCTATTCCTTCAAGAATCAGGAGTTATAA
- a CDS encoding MFS transporter, translated as MKHKHLNMALGLYLSYFLLGMVNIILASNMSFLSEQLNVEKTDISLLISVVGVGHLLSINISGRFSDRYGRKPLVVAAALLYMVFLIGIPLTSHYQIAMGLAFVAGICNSLLDSGTYPALNEAFNEAAGTATVLLKAFISFGASLLPIMINFFIVHELFYGLVFFVPALLFLCNGLLLMKVSFPKIKEEKVSQETRSETASSTGPKLWKEGAALILLGFSSVSLFTVVQTWLPTYGQEVLHLDKMKSIGLLSFYSTGGLISILLLAVLLKRTIKPITAIVILPAFAFLALLLLIINKNPTLIAVNAFCLGLFMSGIFQLTVTVMIELFPHNKGVSVSYISAAASIAFIVIPFITGLFIKFLGVSSVFVLDLVIAFISTILALFIYMRKRNKHSELILEK; from the coding sequence ATGAAACATAAACATTTAAACATGGCGCTAGGCTTGTATTTGAGTTATTTCCTGTTAGGAATGGTCAATATTATCTTAGCTTCCAATATGAGTTTTTTATCTGAGCAACTAAATGTGGAAAAAACCGATATCAGTTTGTTAATATCAGTCGTCGGGGTGGGGCACTTACTATCTATTAATATTTCAGGCCGATTTTCCGATCGGTATGGAAGAAAGCCGCTAGTGGTGGCTGCTGCCTTGCTGTATATGGTATTCCTAATAGGAATCCCACTGACATCGCATTATCAAATTGCAATGGGACTGGCCTTTGTCGCAGGTATCTGCAATTCTTTGCTCGATTCAGGTACGTACCCTGCACTAAATGAAGCCTTTAATGAAGCTGCCGGAACAGCAACCGTTCTTTTAAAAGCCTTTATATCCTTTGGTGCATCATTGCTTCCAATAATGATTAACTTTTTTATCGTGCATGAACTGTTCTATGGATTAGTATTTTTTGTTCCTGCCTTACTGTTCTTATGCAATGGGCTGTTGTTAATGAAGGTTAGCTTTCCAAAAATCAAGGAAGAAAAGGTGTCTCAAGAAACTAGATCAGAGACTGCATCTTCGACTGGACCAAAGCTTTGGAAAGAAGGTGCTGCACTTATATTATTAGGATTTAGCTCTGTATCTTTATTTACGGTCGTACAAACATGGCTGCCAACATACGGACAAGAGGTTCTTCATTTAGACAAGATGAAATCAATTGGATTACTGAGCTTTTACAGTACAGGCGGGCTTATCTCCATTCTATTGCTTGCTGTCCTGTTAAAAAGAACGATAAAACCGATTACGGCCATAGTTATTCTACCAGCATTTGCGTTCCTTGCATTATTGTTGTTAATCATTAATAAAAATCCGACATTGATTGCTGTGAATGCCTTCTGTCTAGGATTGTTTATGTCAGGGATATTTCAGTTAACTGTTACGGTCATGATTGAACTATTTCCACATAACAAAGGAGTAAGCGTTTCGTATATAAGTGCTGCTGCGAGTATCGCCTTTATTGTAATCCCTTTCATTACAGGGCTATTTATCAAATTTTTAGGAGTTTCCTCTGTGTTTGTGTTAGACCTTGTTATTGCTTTTATAAGCACGATTCTTGCTCTGTTTATATATATGCGCAAAAGGAACAAGCACAGCGAATTAATTTTAGAGAAATAA
- a CDS encoding DUF4085 family protein has protein sequence MWNLTLEAKKAFTQCNLLPINETDEEWGMVLSEAKEEGEDIHTALKDELEDVKAELQEVLPKLFLPYLEDGTLNQPDLPATVRGDYLQWIKEQEEKFEDILDAAYMQTTEAAASLSSTAQAVFAAGIHDFAVERLERKGNELHLFVNTEGGFSTASYIHFHFENITAEEDPCMIMAGQYMLYSELKKTKDGFALRVLLDCPETEWTIHMEKINAACYYRPSIYTQYRAEEKLEDLAWNDFVKQLNGEHSYWLITQDILSPIQSFTNNVQLVNGKVEFEKNKIIITSKNSQSQYSLAEYHLADFLYTDIYEDPDSQSNEPLAVEELEAAILEGSIEMQVRAWNTIYHNPEKHLDLINSLLLQVEITEENEMLLSVYLTYFYEKDILTDEVSRKYQSLLL, from the coding sequence ATGTGGAATCTTACATTGGAGGCAAAAAAAGCTTTTACCCAATGTAATCTACTGCCGATAAATGAAACCGATGAGGAATGGGGAATGGTGTTATCGGAAGCAAAAGAAGAGGGCGAAGATATACATACAGCTTTAAAAGATGAACTGGAGGATGTGAAAGCAGAATTACAGGAAGTTTTGCCAAAGTTGTTTCTACCTTATTTGGAAGATGGCACATTAAATCAGCCTGATCTTCCTGCAACAGTCCGTGGTGATTATTTGCAATGGATAAAGGAGCAAGAAGAGAAATTTGAAGATATTTTAGATGCTGCCTATATGCAAACAACTGAAGCAGCTGCATCACTATCTTCAACAGCACAAGCGGTTTTTGCAGCAGGAATACATGATTTTGCGGTAGAGCGGTTGGAACGGAAGGGAAATGAGTTGCATCTTTTTGTTAATACAGAAGGAGGTTTTTCTACAGCTTCTTATATACACTTCCATTTTGAAAATATTACAGCAGAAGAAGATCCTTGTATGATTATGGCAGGACAATATATGCTATACAGTGAGTTAAAGAAAACGAAAGATGGTTTTGCTTTACGTGTGCTGCTTGACTGTCCTGAAACAGAATGGACTATTCATATGGAGAAAATAAATGCGGCATGTTATTATCGCCCAAGTATTTACACGCAATATAGAGCGGAGGAAAAGCTGGAAGATTTAGCATGGAATGACTTTGTGAAGCAGCTGAACGGAGAGCATTCATATTGGCTGATTACACAAGACATACTCTCACCTATTCAGTCCTTTACAAACAACGTTCAACTCGTAAATGGCAAGGTTGAATTCGAAAAAAATAAGATCATTATCACATCAAAAAACAGCCAATCACAATATAGCTTAGCTGAATACCATCTAGCTGATTTTCTTTATACCGATATTTATGAAGATCCGGACAGTCAGTCTAATGAACCGCTGGCAGTAGAAGAATTAGAAGCAGCAATCTTAGAAGGCAGTATAGAAATGCAAGTTCGTGCTTGGAATACCATTTATCATAACCCTGAAAAACATCTAGATTTAATCAATTCGTTATTATTACAAGTGGAAATTACAGAAGAAAATGAAATGCTGTTAAGTGTCTATCTAACATATTTTTATGAAAAAGATATATTAACAGATGAAGTAAGCAGGAAATATCAGTCCCTTCTTCTGTAA
- a CDS encoding low temperature requirement protein A encodes MHEKKVTWLELFYDLLFVASVAVATHVLLHVEDGHIHTEYLFKFVLIFVPIWWAWVGQTMFVNRFGQDAFHQRIFLILQMFFALLMTSSLSVDFDPYYLSFLIGYIGLRAVTAVQYLVVQRIEEGDRKLAAQFFGRYFWIGIAVSLLSLFFESWIRYAILYAGILIDIIVPILGRKYLVKVPTDTGHLLERFGLFTIILFGESLVSTLAVIQPTQGDWESISFAIGAFLLIIAMWWQYFDNVEKKVDKSIQTAGQTIIYGHLFILMSLSAIAASIRLMVLHEIDYHFSLYFTFGSVLLYFFSTTFVFHQYRHVHHRLKIYHLGLFLGMLAVFFIFNLLVPVSSIVIVVELTFFFIVYAKLTTT; translated from the coding sequence TTGCATGAAAAGAAAGTGACATGGTTAGAGCTTTTTTATGATTTACTGTTTGTTGCATCTGTTGCGGTCGCTACACATGTTTTGCTACATGTGGAAGACGGACATATACATACAGAATATTTGTTTAAATTTGTGCTGATATTTGTGCCGATTTGGTGGGCATGGGTAGGACAAACGATGTTTGTTAACCGCTTCGGACAGGATGCGTTTCATCAGCGAATCTTTTTAATTCTACAAATGTTTTTTGCGTTACTTATGACTTCAAGCTTATCGGTAGATTTTGATCCGTATTATCTGTCCTTCTTAATCGGGTATATTGGCTTAAGAGCTGTAACAGCTGTTCAATATTTGGTCGTGCAACGGATTGAAGAGGGAGACCGGAAGCTGGCAGCACAATTTTTCGGAAGATATTTCTGGATAGGAATAGCCGTTTCGTTATTGTCACTGTTTTTCGAGTCGTGGATTCGTTATGCCATCCTGTATGCAGGAATTCTTATCGATATAATTGTGCCGATATTAGGCCGTAAATATTTAGTTAAAGTACCTACAGACACAGGGCATCTTTTAGAGCGTTTCGGTTTATTTACAATTATCCTCTTTGGTGAGTCACTTGTCAGTACATTGGCAGTCATTCAGCCTACTCAAGGAGATTGGGAATCAATCAGTTTTGCGATTGGAGCATTTTTACTGATTATTGCGATGTGGTGGCAGTATTTTGATAACGTCGAGAAAAAAGTAGATAAATCCATCCAAACTGCCGGTCAAACAATCATTTATGGACATCTATTTATACTTATGTCATTAAGTGCAATTGCTGCATCCATCAGACTGATGGTTTTACATGAGATTGACTATCATTTTAGCTTATATTTCACCTTCGGATCTGTGCTGCTGTACTTCTTTTCGACTACATTTGTTTTCCATCAGTACAGACATGTGCATCATCGTCTAAAAATCTATCACTTAGGTTTGTTTTTAGGCATGCTGGCAGTGTTCTTTATTTTTAATTTACTTGTTCCTGTTTCGTCAATAGTAATAGTAGTGGAATTAACATTCTTTTTTATTGTTTATGCAAAGCTGACAACAACTTAA
- a CDS encoding NAD(P)H-dependent oxidoreductase has translation MANILYITANPYDETTSYSMAVGREFIEAYKALHPEDHIVHLDLYEADIPYLDRDVFNGWEKLKAGTPFEQLSNIERLKTGRLAELGGQFLLADKYVFVNPMWNFSIPAVMKTYIDAVTVSGKTFKYTKEGSVGLLKGKKAFHIQSSGDIYTHGSEAKNEMSNRYLEVMMNFFEVSSFESIIIEGQQRFPEKAEEIKAKAIIQAQEAAANF, from the coding sequence ATGGCTAATATACTATATATCACAGCTAATCCCTATGATGAGACAACATCCTATAGTATGGCAGTAGGACGAGAATTTATCGAAGCTTATAAAGCATTACATCCAGAGGATCATATTGTTCACCTAGACTTATACGAAGCAGATATCCCCTATTTAGATAGAGATGTATTTAACGGCTGGGAAAAACTAAAAGCAGGCACCCCTTTCGAACAGCTTTCCAATATTGAAAGACTAAAAACAGGCCGTCTTGCAGAGTTAGGAGGACAATTCTTATTGGCGGATAAATATGTTTTTGTGAACCCTATGTGGAATTTCTCCATTCCTGCCGTTATGAAAACATATATCGATGCAGTGACTGTATCAGGAAAAACCTTCAAGTACACAAAAGAAGGTTCTGTAGGGCTGTTAAAAGGTAAAAAAGCATTCCATATTCAATCGAGCGGTGATATTTACACGCATGGCTCTGAAGCTAAGAATGAAATGAGCAATCGCTATTTAGAGGTTATGATGAATTTCTTCGAAGTGTCCTCTTTTGAAAGTATTATTATTGAGGGACAGCAGCGATTTCCTGAAAAAGCAGAGGAAATTAAAGCAAAGGCTATTATTCAAGCACAAGAGGCCGCTGCCAATTTTTAA
- a CDS encoding alpha/beta hydrolase, whose product MKHIFNKGTNPERPTLLMLHGTGGTELDLLPLAGLMDDQASVLSVRGNVSENGMPRFFRRLAEGVFDEEDLVFRTNELNAFLDEAAVKYGFDRQNIVAIGYSNGANIAASLLFHYKDALKGAILHHPMVPRRGIDLPDLSGKSVFITAGTNDPICSPLESGELESLLQKANADVEMHWESRGHSLTATEAEAASRWYKKVF is encoded by the coding sequence ATGAAGCATATATTTAATAAAGGAACCAATCCTGAAAGACCAACATTATTAATGCTGCATGGCACTGGAGGAACAGAATTAGATTTGCTTCCGCTTGCCGGTTTAATGGATGATCAGGCATCTGTATTAAGTGTTCGTGGAAATGTATCGGAAAATGGCATGCCAAGATTCTTCCGAAGACTGGCAGAAGGTGTTTTTGATGAAGAAGATTTAGTATTCAGAACAAATGAATTGAATGCATTTCTGGATGAGGCAGCAGTTAAATATGGGTTCGACCGCCAAAATATTGTCGCAATCGGCTACTCTAACGGAGCTAATATTGCAGCAAGCTTATTGTTTCACTATAAAGACGCATTAAAAGGTGCTATTCTTCATCATCCGATGGTGCCAAGAAGAGGCATTGATTTGCCAGATCTCTCGGGGAAATCTGTCTTCATCACAGCTGGAACGAATGATCCAATCTGCTCCCCATTGGAGTCTGGTGAGCTCGAGTCACTGCTGCAAAAAGCAAATGCCGACGTTGAAATGCATTGGGAAAGCCGCGGCCATTCCTTGACAGCAACAGAAGCAGAGGCTGCATCTCGCTGGTATAAAAAAGTCTTTTAA
- a CDS encoding helix-turn-helix domain-containing protein → MNEQHQLGPKVEKSFELIGKRWTGLIIYVLLSGPKRFSEIHKIIPDLSKRMLTERMKELEDHGVVIRHIITERPVRAEYLLTEKGLELGKILGPISQWGESWMSD, encoded by the coding sequence ATGAACGAACAGCATCAATTAGGCCCTAAAGTGGAAAAAAGCTTTGAACTTATCGGAAAAAGATGGACGGGCTTAATTATTTATGTTTTGTTAAGCGGACCTAAGCGCTTTAGTGAGATACACAAAATCATACCGGATTTAAGCAAACGCATGCTTACGGAACGAATGAAGGAATTAGAGGATCATGGAGTAGTGATTCGGCATATTATCACCGAAAGGCCAGTGCGAGCAGAATACTTATTGACAGAAAAAGGGTTAGAATTAGGAAAGATTCTTGGTCCGATAAGCCAATGGGGTGAAAGTTGGATGAGTGACTAG
- the aroQ gene encoding type II 3-dehydroquinate dehydratase — MSKKFLMLHGVNHNMFGKRDPKQYGTITLEEINSNIQKLADELQIEVETYQTNHEGEMVEKIHEAFLNGIDGVVLNAGAWTHYSYAIRDALAILTVPVVEIHMSNIHSREEFRHTSVFADIATGQISGFGEESYVLGIRAAVAASQK; from the coding sequence ATGAGCAAAAAATTCCTTATGTTACACGGCGTCAACCATAATATGTTCGGTAAACGTGACCCGAAGCAATACGGCACAATTACATTAGAGGAAATCAACAGCAATATTCAAAAATTAGCAGATGAGCTGCAAATTGAAGTTGAAACATATCAAACAAACCATGAAGGGGAAATGGTTGAAAAGATTCATGAAGCATTCCTAAATGGTATAGATGGTGTTGTGTTAAACGCAGGAGCATGGACACATTACAGCTACGCAATTAGAGATGCATTAGCTATATTGACTGTACCTGTAGTAGAAATTCATATGTCTAATATCCATTCACGTGAAGAATTCCGTCATACATCTGTTTTTGCAGATATTGCAACAGGTCAAATTTCTGGATTCGGAGAAGAAAGCTATGTGCTCGGTATTCGTGCAGCGGTAGCAGCAAGCCAAAAATAA
- a CDS encoding LacI family DNA-binding transcriptional regulator yields the protein MLKQRKRRITLQDVAKHAGVSTSTASLVIRNNPRISDATRKKVLDSIEELGYVYDRVAAKLRSQSSKIIGVIVTDISNKFISEFLIGVQQTLEKMDYTVLLGTTFDSVLKQERLISTMVEHRVDGLIINPASKSNKSTVSQLNHLELPVVLANREVDHANCDYVGIDYIKGTFLAVEHLLKKGHKRIAFLGGIKMSTTWKDRMKGFQEAHSMAGLEVDKSLIIDGLPTSEGGVQTVLEVLKNPDPPTAIFCFSDLVAFGVLQGLGMKGMTPGKDIDIVGFDNIPEAEIYHPPLTTVSSFPRTIGVKAATILYNKLEQDDPIQQRIILNPELVIRETST from the coding sequence TTGTTGAAACAAAGAAAACGGAGGATTACTTTGCAAGATGTTGCTAAACATGCCGGTGTTTCGACTTCGACTGCTTCTTTAGTCATTCGCAACAATCCTCGAATTTCAGATGCTACTCGAAAAAAAGTATTAGATTCTATTGAAGAACTAGGATATGTATACGATCGAGTCGCAGCTAAATTAAGGTCACAAAGCTCTAAAATTATAGGAGTGATAGTGACGGATATATCGAATAAATTTATTTCCGAATTTTTAATAGGTGTTCAACAAACACTTGAGAAGATGGATTATACCGTATTACTGGGAACAACCTTTGATTCTGTGTTAAAACAAGAACGGTTAATTTCTACTATGGTTGAACATAGAGTGGATGGTCTGATTATTAATCCAGCATCAAAAAGCAACAAAAGCACAGTAAGTCAATTGAATCATTTAGAATTGCCAGTCGTGCTTGCAAACAGAGAAGTAGATCATGCGAATTGTGATTATGTTGGGATTGATTACATAAAGGGAACTTTCCTTGCTGTAGAGCATCTTTTAAAAAAGGGACATAAGCGGATTGCTTTTCTTGGAGGCATAAAGATGTCAACCACATGGAAAGACCGGATGAAAGGCTTTCAGGAAGCACATTCTATGGCTGGTTTAGAAGTGGATAAATCACTCATAATCGATGGTCTGCCAACGAGTGAAGGCGGCGTTCAAACAGTTTTAGAGGTGCTTAAAAACCCCGATCCGCCAACAGCAATTTTTTGTTTTAGTGATCTTGTTGCATTTGGTGTACTGCAAGGTTTAGGAATGAAGGGTATGACTCCAGGCAAAGATATTGATATTGTAGGCTTTGATAACATTCCTGAAGCGGAAATATATCATCCTCCGTTAACAACAGTCTCCTCCTTTCCTCGTACGATAGGAGTTAAAGCGGCGACGATTTTATATAATAAACTGGAACAGGACGATCCAATTCAACAACGAATTATCTTAAATCCAGAACTAGTTATTAGAGAAACATCTACATAA
- a CDS encoding MFS transporter, with protein sequence MKNPFIKSSFGMYMNYFMLGMINIIIASNMDNLSERYAVSVGQISLLVSAIGIGKLIALFFVGRLSDKLGRKPVIITANFLYLVFLIGVPTTTNYIVAFIFAISAGIANSLLDSGTYPALTESFPKKASSASVLVKASVSIGATLLPFIMAILVANGIFWGWTFFGLGVLYLLTGIYLMFMPFPNHKNLTKADGAAETVFKAQPKFAGEGIAVILMGFTSTALFVVWQTWLPQLGKQFIGLDSSQAVQLLSYFSIGALVSVLLLAVVLDKFISPIMVAIVYPIGAFVSMLVLFMVNSYGIVLVCTFLMGLFTSGILQLALSIMMKLFPANKATASSYVNIASSASFILVPIITSSLVGSAGISMTLVFDMVIAVVSVLLAVYVLSRFKKIFA encoded by the coding sequence ATGAAAAATCCTTTTATCAAGTCATCATTTGGAATGTATATGAACTACTTTATGCTCGGCATGATCAATATTATTATCGCCTCCAATATGGATAATCTTTCGGAACGTTACGCAGTTTCTGTTGGACAAATAAGCCTGCTCGTTTCTGCGATTGGAATTGGGAAATTAATAGCCTTGTTTTTTGTTGGCCGTCTTTCTGACAAATTAGGAAGAAAGCCAGTCATTATAACGGCTAATTTCCTCTATCTTGTATTCTTAATTGGTGTTCCAACGACAACCAATTATATCGTAGCATTTATCTTTGCCATATCTGCTGGTATCGCCAATTCACTGCTTGATTCAGGGACGTATCCAGCTTTAACAGAGTCATTCCCGAAGAAAGCAAGCTCAGCTTCTGTGTTAGTGAAAGCATCTGTATCAATCGGTGCTACATTGCTTCCATTTATCATGGCAATCTTAGTAGCTAACGGTATTTTCTGGGGCTGGACATTCTTTGGACTTGGAGTGTTATATCTACTTACTGGTATTTACTTAATGTTTATGCCTTTCCCAAATCATAAAAATCTTACAAAAGCAGATGGTGCTGCTGAAACTGTGTTTAAAGCACAGCCAAAGTTTGCTGGGGAAGGAATTGCCGTTATTTTAATGGGCTTCACCTCAACAGCGTTATTTGTTGTATGGCAAACATGGCTGCCGCAGCTTGGTAAACAATTTATAGGACTTGATTCAAGCCAAGCAGTGCAATTGCTTTCTTACTTTAGTATCGGCGCACTTGTTTCCGTATTGTTACTCGCTGTTGTATTAGATAAATTCATCTCGCCAATTATGGTGGCAATCGTTTATCCAATCGGTGCTTTTGTATCCATGCTTGTCTTATTTATGGTCAACTCTTACGGAATTGTTTTGGTTTGTACCTTCTTAATGGGGCTGTTTACATCAGGAATTCTGCAATTAGCATTAAGTATTATGATGAAGCTGTTCCCAGCAAATAAAGCAACTGCATCGTCGTATGTAAATATTGCTTCAAGTGCATCCTTTATACTTGTTCCAATCATTACTAGCAGTTTAGTAGGTTCGGCGGGAATATCGATGACATTAGTATTCGATATGGTCATCGCAGTAGTCAGTGTTCTTCTTGCTGTATATGTATTAAGCAGATTCAAAAAGATTTTTGCTTAA
- a CDS encoding quinate/shikimate dehydrogenase (YdiB; quinate/shikimate dehydrogenase from Escherichia coli uses both NAD and NAD(P) to convert quinate and shikimate to 3-dehydroquinate and 3-dehydroshikimate), with the protein MSNVHEKNIDGKTKLVGLLATPIGHSLSPRMHNLAYTLTDLNYAYLAFEVGNDELEATVKGLKAAGAAGFNVSMPNKMKVLEYLDELDDSAKYARASNTVVNRDGKLIGYNTDGQGYVKNLIEHGVSLEGQKVTLVGSGGAATPIAIQLVQSGIREISIFARNDAFFVQAEENVDYINKEMKQFGVKANLFPLEDKEAFRREVAESAILANGTSLGMKPLDHLSIIDDTLDVLRKDLVVTDVVYNPQKSKLLAQAEEAGATAINGLGMMLWQGALGFKLFTGVDMPVEQVKEILFGDNQ; encoded by the coding sequence ATGTCAAACGTACACGAAAAAAATATTGATGGAAAAACAAAATTAGTAGGCTTACTTGCTACACCAATCGGGCACAGTCTTTCACCACGTATGCATAATCTAGCATACACTTTAACAGATTTAAACTATGCTTATCTTGCTTTTGAAGTTGGTAATGATGAGCTTGAAGCAACAGTTAAAGGCCTAAAAGCAGCAGGGGCAGCAGGCTTCAATGTATCTATGCCGAACAAAATGAAAGTGTTAGAGTATTTGGATGAACTGGATGATTCGGCAAAATATGCTCGTGCCAGCAATACAGTAGTGAACCGTGACGGAAAATTAATTGGATACAATACAGACGGACAAGGCTATGTGAAGAACTTAATCGAACATGGTGTGAGCCTTGAAGGCCAAAAAGTAACACTAGTTGGTTCAGGCGGTGCGGCGACTCCAATTGCAATCCAGTTAGTACAATCAGGTATAAGAGAAATCAGCATTTTCGCTCGTAATGATGCTTTCTTCGTGCAAGCTGAGGAAAATGTAGATTACATTAATAAGGAAATGAAGCAATTCGGCGTAAAAGCTAATCTGTTTCCACTAGAAGATAAAGAAGCATTCCGTCGTGAAGTAGCAGAGAGTGCAATACTTGCTAATGGTACAAGCCTTGGCATGAAGCCGCTAGATCATTTAAGTATTATTGACGACACTTTAGATGTGCTACGTAAGGACTTAGTCGTAACAGATGTTGTTTACAACCCGCAAAAATCTAAATTATTGGCACAGGCAGAAGAAGCTGGCGCAACAGCTATTAACGGTTTAGGAATGATGTTATGGCAAGGTGCTTTAGGGTTTAAGCTGTTTACAGGTGTTGATATGCCTGTTGAGCAAGTGAAGGAAATTTTATTCGGAGACAATCAATAA